A region of the Cytobacillus luteolus genome:
CGAGAGCCATTCCTAAAAGAAAAACGAGTGGGTACATAAAGATGCGTTGATACCAGCATAGCTCGCACGGAATATACTTTTGAATCTCTGAAAAGTAAAGACTACCGAGTGTTGCAATAAGAGAAGCTGCAAACGAGAGGAAAAGAAGATTTTCCTTTTTTTTATTTTCTGATTCGTTAATATACATAATGATACCTCACAATAAGTTGTCCTACTTAAAATTATAGACCTTAGCTTAACCATTGTAAATTGATAGGTTTATGACAATTTCCGTAACTAAGTTGAATTATTTTTACAAGGGACATACAATATAGACAGTCTTTATTTTTAATATGGAATCGATTCCAAAGGAGTTGGATAGGATGCAAAAAAAGTGGTGGAAAGAAGCCGTTGTTTATCAAATTTACCCTAGAAGCTTTAAGGATAGCAATGGAGATGGAATTGGCGATATCAAAGGAATCACCTCTAAATTAGATTACTTACAAGAACTTGGAATTGACGTTGTATGGTTATCTCCTGTATACAAATCTCCAAACGATGACAATGGTTATGACATAAGTGATTACCGTGACATTATGGATGAGTTTGGAACGATGGCAGACTGGGAAGAGATGCTTGCAGAAATGCACAAGCGTGGAATCAAGCTCATGATGGACTTAGTAGTAAACCATAGCTCAGACGAACATGCTTGGTTTGTTGAAGCGCGCAAATCAAAGGATAACCCATATCGTGATTACTATATTTGGAGACCAGGTAATGATGGGAAAGAGCCGAATAACTGGGAATCTGCTTTTAGTGGCTCAACATGGGAATATGATGAAGCAACAGACGAATACTTTCTACATATCTTTTCAAAAAAACAGCCTGATTTAAACTGGGAAAATCCGAAGCTTCGTGAAGAAGTGTATGACATGATGAAGTTCTGGTTAGATAAAGGAATTGACGGCTTCCGAATGGATGTAATCAACTTTATTTCCAAAGTTGATGGTTTACCAAGTGCTCCAAATCCAGAAGGAAAAAAATATGTGTCAGGCCATGAATACTTTATGAATGGACCTAGAATTCATGAGTTTTTACACGAAATGAATCAAGAGGTTTTATCAAACTACGACATCATAACAGTAGGTGAGATGCCTGGTGTTACACCTGAACAAGGTATCTTATATACAGATGAAGACCGTAACGAGCTAAATATGGTATTTCAGTTTGAACATATGGACCTTGACTCAGGACCAGGTGGGAAGTGGAATCTTAAA
Encoded here:
- a CDS encoding glycoside hydrolase family 13 protein, which encodes MQKKWWKEAVVYQIYPRSFKDSNGDGIGDIKGITSKLDYLQELGIDVVWLSPVYKSPNDDNGYDISDYRDIMDEFGTMADWEEMLAEMHKRGIKLMMDLVVNHSSDEHAWFVEARKSKDNPYRDYYIWRPGNDGKEPNNWESAFSGSTWEYDEATDEYFLHIFSKKQPDLNWENPKLREEVYDMMKFWLDKGIDGFRMDVINFISKVDGLPSAPNPEGKKYVSGHEYFMNGPRIHEFLHEMNQEVLSNYDIITVGEMPGVTPEQGILYTDEDRNELNMVFQFEHMDLDSGPGGKWNLKPLELADLKKSLSKWQTELEGKGWNSLYLNNHDQPRVVSRFGDDKQYRVESAKMLGTLLHMMQGTPYIYQGEEIGMTNVKFSSIEEYKDIETLNMYKDKVQENGEDPEKVMLSIYTKGRDNARTPVQWDATAHAGFTTGTPWIQVNPNYTEINAQQAVSDENSVFHYYKKLIQLRKQHDIIVYGSYEIILEDHNEIYAYTRTLGDEKLLVITNFSGETPTFTLPEGLSFTQQELLISNYDVNHDEKINKFALKPWEARVYKLA